The following proteins are encoded in a genomic region of Halococcus salifodinae DSM 8989:
- a CDS encoding dodecin gives MVYKKITLIGTSDEGFDAAVDEAVDRAEDTLDNVKWANAENLGVEIANADGREYQAEVEVAFELDG, from the coding sequence ATGGTGTACAAGAAGATCACGCTGATCGGGACGAGCGACGAAGGGTTCGATGCGGCCGTCGACGAGGCCGTCGACCGGGCGGAGGACACCCTCGACAACGTAAAATGGGCCAACGCCGAGAACCTCGGGGTCGAGATCGCGAACGCCGACGGCCGGGAGTATCAGGCCGAGGTCGAGGTCGCGTTCGAGCTCGACGGGTAG